A genomic segment from Stappia indica encodes:
- a CDS encoding type I polyketide synthase produces the protein MSLRANNTVITGYAARLPGAGTVDAFWTLLDDGLCSVSEIRPDRFDTRGFHHPRPGTSGRSFTFAAGQIDDVWGFDAGFFGISPREAVQIDPQQRLLLQVVWEAIENAGLRPSDLAGTQTGVYVGASGLDYHQRLLFDLPSVDVQTMTGNTLSIISNRVSYIFDLRGPSFTLDTACSSSLVALHQAVSAIESGQIDTAIVAGVNLLLSPFSFIGFARASMLSPQGLCRAFDASGDGYVRSEGAVAMVLQRDTTAREPRARILATGINADGRTAGLSLPSSPAQKTLLESIYSDELGISPDDLAFVEAHGTGTQVGDPAEANALGTAIGRKRGAPLPIGSVKTNVGHLEPVSGLVGILKSVLALHHDRLPKSLHFDEPNPNIDFAGLNLAVAAEPVELARGTRPRLAGINSFGFGGTNAHAVIGDMEPAQPCDSRVAHTAPLVISARSQGALRALAGRYAALVEDHAETASAVIDAAARRRDLHDHRLVVLGDSAAKISALQAFAEGKEAPAAVEGKTAPRTRGVAFAFSGNGSQWAGMGQDAYSGDKVFREALELVDRHFMAVSGWSLVTMLFSKDLETEIERTEIAQPLLFAVQAALVTALKARGIAPAAVLGHSVGEVAAAWCAGMLDLATATRIIHARSTQQEVVRHLGSMAALLLPAEDARAAIAEAGLPGIELSAINSPRSVTISGPSESIDAFARLARKKRWALRKLNIAYPFHSALVDPIETPLREALGTLTCSKPAIPFLSSVTPEQDEVTPDATYWWENVRRPVRFTDAVARLAEQPIDLVVEIGPKAVLTTYVRDTLRSVGNQTQVLASQEMPRSEGAKAADIDTIAARIVAHGATPDLDLYVGPEGRNLPVLPDYPWQLAPFLTPETEERITAHGERGWPLAGKRLRPETAEWFNLIDLDLLPFLADHKVEQTAVFPAAGYIEMALRAALQWTGETRIEVRDLEILRPLVLDEGKTFETMVRLSPDDRVIEIHARPRLSGADWSLYAKAGFRTLAGSGTALPAAADVAGTQVSHDEIYRLTLAHGLDYGPAFRLADTAVLSGEREARLALLAPAALPEPDSFALHPAVADAGFHGLFALLGQRAEPAEGGFLPIRFSGIELHAPASVPVAVRIRVDKGSARSLVASFDYLDAEGGLVARLTGARFKAVQFHMAERDHGLTYRVVSRLLTPADAGASQALPLAVIADGLGLVASEEYDPSDAGLLADALARTVAHRALHAVLGSAPFTLAAKVRDGSLHESAAPFAAHFLDLLAHHELATEDDGQWRIFDPAEGLDPASLVQTLVFEAGAHGSQATLLARLADDLPDLLRQGLPASAGDVFASALLAGWRNADPAAQALRRACLDIAGRAVADWPQDKPLSVLVLGERSLAVARHLDTLLSPYNATLTVGDPVPGAAERLRRNWHGSAQTRFLSPEDGALAEGGPYDLAVCCDTLSGAGDAMLKDLAAMLSPGGQLLALERAPSSDAELILGTGADWWLPVPGSSRPATPLLGGEGWAARLAAFGLAEVEALPLAGGEVDASILIARAPTRSVSAANGNGAAESGTELRRMAIVCDADGPSRAVASALRECLKPHRIEAVLITSDGAAADDGVIAADLDDPAAWGEETPLAAAARDGIIHLAGAYARAGSGSGEDASALLSARTWQLAQMLKGRGSAAGPVVVIAPEGARAPACGTAPDPVQAGVWAFGRVAMNEFPSAGLRLVDIRRDLDASAAALRLAAEIVGADLSDERELVIDGDTRLGLRLERGPELPQPGSSDTDADILRLDIAQQGSLDRLAWSRVPARALVGDEVEIAVEASGLNFRDVMWALGLLPEEALEDGFAGPTLGMECAGTVVATGPKARRLRPGDKVIAFAPACFASRVTVSEKGCARTPQGLEPEAAATIPVAFLTSYYALHRLARLEAHETVLIHGGAGGVGLAAIQVARHIGATIIATAGSPEKRSLLRRLGVDHVLDSRSLTFADDVMRLTGGKGIEVVLNSLSGEAMERSIEVLAPFGRFLELGKRDYYENTHLGLRPFRRNLSYFGIDADQLLIHQPALAERLLDELMQLFAGGALSPLPYRAFEADEAVAAFRLMQQAGHIGKIVIRPPQQPATAAALAAPAPFRFEGEAGSLVVVGGFGGFGAALIARLADMGATRIDVLSRRGATTPEAVALIEEMGRRGVTVVGHACDATSEKAVAAALAAIRKDAGAIQAAFHTAMVLHDTLLSNLTREQLDAVLAPKVRGAQLLDALTRGDALRQFVLFSSATTLVGNPGQANYVAANGYLEGLAARRRTEGLPGLAVAWGAISDAGYLARNADVGDLLARKLGRHALTAREALDGLATLMALPQDDAVAAAPGYARIDWAAARRDLALLATPFAERLGIAAGNDGAGEGGAIDLAALVKGLDRASAIAKICKLLAVEIGRILRIGEDDIDPARPLTEVGMDSLMALELRMAAERQFGIDIPLMSLANGATLSDMATRIADQALSGGTANGADLSSEARTNAMQHLGEDVFDGDAEALAEVAAEVEERTRNVRSLL, from the coding sequence ATGTCCTTGCGCGCGAATAACACTGTCATCACCGGCTATGCGGCACGCCTTCCAGGTGCCGGGACAGTGGATGCCTTCTGGACATTGCTCGACGACGGGCTCTGCTCCGTCAGCGAGATTCGCCCCGATCGCTTCGACACGCGCGGCTTCCACCATCCCCGCCCCGGCACCTCGGGCCGCAGCTTCACCTTCGCCGCCGGCCAGATCGACGACGTGTGGGGCTTCGACGCCGGCTTCTTCGGCATTTCCCCGCGCGAGGCGGTGCAGATCGATCCGCAGCAGCGGCTGCTGCTCCAGGTCGTGTGGGAGGCCATCGAGAACGCGGGCCTGCGCCCGTCGGACCTGGCCGGCACCCAGACCGGCGTCTATGTCGGCGCCTCGGGCCTCGACTATCACCAGCGGCTGCTGTTCGACCTGCCGTCCGTCGACGTTCAGACGATGACCGGCAACACGCTGTCGATCATCTCCAACCGCGTCTCCTACATCTTCGACCTGCGCGGCCCGAGCTTCACGCTCGACACCGCCTGTTCCTCCTCTCTGGTGGCGCTGCACCAGGCGGTCAGCGCCATCGAGAGCGGGCAGATCGACACGGCCATCGTCGCCGGCGTCAACCTGCTGCTCAGCCCCTTCTCCTTCATCGGCTTCGCCCGCGCCTCGATGCTGTCGCCGCAGGGCCTCTGTCGTGCCTTCGATGCCTCGGGCGACGGCTATGTCCGCTCCGAGGGCGCGGTGGCGATGGTGCTGCAGCGCGACACCACGGCGCGCGAGCCGCGTGCCCGCATCCTGGCGACCGGCATCAACGCGGACGGGCGCACCGCCGGCCTGTCGCTGCCCTCCTCCCCGGCGCAGAAGACCCTGCTGGAGAGCATCTACAGCGACGAGCTCGGCATCTCGCCGGACGATCTCGCCTTCGTCGAGGCGCATGGCACCGGCACCCAGGTCGGCGACCCGGCCGAGGCCAACGCGCTCGGCACCGCCATCGGCCGCAAGCGCGGCGCGCCGCTGCCCATCGGTTCGGTCAAGACCAATGTCGGCCATCTGGAGCCGGTCTCCGGCCTCGTCGGCATTCTCAAGTCGGTGCTGGCGCTGCATCACGACCGGCTGCCGAAGTCGCTGCATTTCGACGAGCCGAACCCCAACATCGACTTTGCCGGCCTCAACCTTGCCGTCGCCGCCGAGCCGGTCGAGCTGGCACGGGGGACGCGCCCGCGCCTTGCCGGCATCAACTCCTTCGGCTTCGGCGGCACCAATGCCCACGCCGTCATCGGCGACATGGAGCCGGCGCAGCCCTGCGACAGCCGCGTCGCCCATACCGCCCCGCTGGTGATCTCGGCACGCTCGCAAGGCGCCCTGCGCGCGCTGGCCGGCCGCTATGCCGCGCTGGTGGAGGATCATGCCGAGACGGCCAGCGCGGTGATCGACGCCGCCGCCCGCCGCCGCGACCTGCACGACCACCGCCTCGTCGTGCTCGGCGACAGCGCCGCCAAGATTTCCGCCCTGCAGGCCTTTGCCGAGGGCAAGGAGGCGCCCGCCGCCGTCGAGGGCAAGACCGCCCCGCGCACCCGCGGCGTCGCCTTCGCCTTTTCCGGCAACGGCTCGCAATGGGCCGGCATGGGCCAGGACGCCTATTCCGGCGACAAGGTGTTCCGCGAGGCGCTGGAGCTGGTCGACCGGCATTTCATGGCCGTCTCCGGCTGGTCGCTGGTCACCATGCTGTTCTCCAAGGACCTGGAAACGGAGATCGAGCGGACCGAGATCGCCCAGCCGCTGCTCTTTGCCGTGCAGGCGGCCCTCGTCACCGCGCTGAAGGCGCGCGGCATCGCGCCCGCCGCCGTGCTCGGCCACAGCGTCGGCGAGGTGGCCGCGGCCTGGTGCGCAGGCATGCTGGATCTCGCCACCGCGACGCGCATCATCCACGCCCGCTCGACGCAGCAGGAGGTGGTGCGCCATCTCGGCAGCATGGCGGCGCTCCTGCTCCCTGCGGAGGACGCGCGCGCGGCCATCGCGGAGGCCGGCCTGCCGGGCATCGAGCTGTCGGCCATCAACTCGCCGCGCAGCGTCACCATTTCCGGCCCGTCGGAGAGCATCGACGCCTTCGCCCGCCTTGCCCGCAAGAAGCGGTGGGCCCTGCGCAAGCTCAACATCGCCTATCCGTTCCACAGCGCGCTGGTCGACCCCATCGAGACGCCGCTGCGCGAGGCGCTCGGCACGCTGACGTGCAGCAAGCCGGCGATCCCGTTCCTTTCCTCCGTCACGCCGGAGCAGGACGAGGTCACGCCCGACGCCACCTACTGGTGGGAAAACGTCCGCCGCCCGGTGCGCTTCACCGATGCGGTGGCCCGCCTTGCCGAGCAGCCGATCGACCTCGTGGTCGAGATCGGCCCCAAGGCGGTGCTCACCACCTATGTCCGCGACACGCTGCGCAGCGTCGGCAACCAGACCCAGGTCCTGGCCAGCCAGGAGATGCCGCGCAGCGAGGGCGCGAAGGCCGCCGACATCGACACCATCGCCGCGCGCATCGTCGCGCATGGCGCGACGCCCGATCTCGATCTCTATGTCGGGCCGGAAGGTCGCAACCTGCCGGTCCTGCCGGACTATCCCTGGCAGCTCGCCCCCTTCCTGACGCCGGAGACGGAGGAGCGCATCACCGCCCATGGCGAGCGCGGCTGGCCGCTGGCCGGCAAGCGGCTACGGCCGGAAACGGCGGAGTGGTTCAACCTCATCGACCTCGACCTGCTGCCGTTCCTCGCCGACCACAAGGTGGAGCAGACCGCCGTCTTCCCGGCCGCCGGCTACATCGAGATGGCCCTGCGCGCCGCCCTGCAATGGACCGGCGAGACGCGCATCGAGGTGCGCGACCTCGAAATCCTGCGCCCGCTGGTGCTCGACGAGGGCAAGACCTTCGAGACCATGGTGCGCCTGTCGCCGGACGACCGGGTGATCGAGATCCATGCCCGTCCGCGCCTTTCCGGCGCCGACTGGTCGCTCTATGCGAAGGCCGGCTTCCGCACGCTGGCGGGGTCCGGCACCGCGCTGCCGGCGGCGGCCGATGTGGCCGGCACGCAGGTGTCCCATGACGAGATCTACCGGCTGACGCTGGCACACGGGCTCGACTACGGCCCGGCCTTCCGCCTTGCCGATACCGCCGTACTGTCGGGCGAGCGCGAGGCGCGCCTTGCCCTGCTGGCCCCGGCCGCCCTGCCGGAGCCGGACAGCTTCGCGCTGCATCCGGCCGTTGCCGATGCCGGCTTCCACGGCCTCTTCGCCTTGCTGGGTCAGCGCGCCGAGCCGGCCGAGGGCGGCTTCCTGCCGATCCGCTTTTCCGGCATCGAGCTGCATGCCCCCGCCTCGGTTCCCGTTGCCGTGCGCATCCGGGTGGACAAGGGCAGCGCCCGCTCGCTCGTTGCCAGCTTCGACTATCTCGACGCCGAGGGCGGCCTCGTCGCGCGCCTGACGGGTGCCCGCTTCAAGGCGGTGCAGTTCCACATGGCTGAGCGCGATCACGGCCTCACCTACCGCGTTGTCTCGCGCCTGCTGACCCCGGCCGATGCCGGCGCCTCGCAGGCCCTTCCGCTTGCCGTGATCGCAGACGGGCTCGGCCTTGTGGCGAGCGAGGAGTACGATCCCTCGGATGCCGGGCTTCTTGCCGATGCGCTTGCCCGCACGGTCGCCCACCGCGCGCTCCATGCCGTGCTCGGCAGCGCGCCCTTCACCCTTGCGGCGAAGGTTCGCGACGGGTCGCTGCACGAGAGCGCGGCCCCCTTCGCCGCCCATTTCCTCGATCTTCTCGCCCATCACGAGCTGGCGACGGAAGACGACGGCCAGTGGCGGATCTTCGATCCTGCCGAAGGGCTCGATCCCGCCTCGCTGGTGCAGACGCTGGTGTTCGAGGCCGGCGCCCACGGCTCGCAGGCCACCTTGCTCGCCCGCCTTGCCGACGACCTGCCGGACCTGCTGCGGCAGGGTCTTCCCGCCAGCGCCGGCGACGTCTTCGCCTCGGCGCTGCTGGCCGGCTGGCGCAATGCCGACCCGGCCGCCCAGGCCCTGCGCCGCGCCTGCCTCGACATCGCCGGACGCGCGGTCGCCGACTGGCCGCAGGACAAGCCGCTCTCCGTTCTGGTGCTCGGCGAGCGCTCGCTCGCCGTCGCCCGCCATCTCGACACGCTGCTGTCGCCCTACAACGCCACGCTGACCGTCGGCGATCCCGTGCCCGGCGCCGCCGAGCGGCTGCGGCGCAACTGGCACGGCAGCGCCCAGACGCGCTTCCTTTCGCCGGAGGACGGCGCCCTTGCCGAGGGCGGCCCCTACGATCTCGCGGTGTGCTGCGACACGCTGAGCGGCGCGGGCGATGCCATGCTCAAGGACCTTGCCGCGATGCTGTCGCCCGGCGGCCAGCTGCTGGCGCTGGAGCGTGCGCCCTCGAGCGATGCCGAGCTGATCCTCGGCACCGGCGCCGACTGGTGGCTGCCCGTTCCCGGCTCCTCGCGCCCCGCCACCCCGCTGCTCGGCGGCGAGGGTTGGGCCGCGCGCCTTGCCGCCTTCGGCCTTGCCGAGGTGGAGGCGCTGCCGCTTGCCGGCGGCGAGGTCGATGCCAGCATTCTCATTGCCCGCGCCCCTACCCGCAGCGTTTCTGCCGCCAATGGCAACGGCGCTGCGGAGAGCGGCACGGAGCTGCGGCGCATGGCCATCGTCTGCGATGCGGACGGCCCTTCCCGCGCCGTCGCCTCGGCGCTGCGCGAATGCCTGAAGCCGCATCGCATCGAGGCCGTCCTGATCACCTCCGATGGGGCCGCAGCGGATGACGGCGTGATCGCTGCCGATCTCGACGATCCCGCCGCCTGGGGCGAAGAGACGCCGCTTGCCGCCGCCGCCCGCGACGGCATCATTCATCTCGCCGGCGCCTATGCCCGTGCCGGCTCCGGTTCTGGCGAGGATGCCAGCGCCCTGCTCTCGGCCCGCACCTGGCAGCTTGCGCAGATGCTCAAGGGCCGCGGCAGTGCCGCCGGCCCGGTCGTGGTGATCGCGCCGGAGGGCGCGCGCGCCCCGGCCTGCGGCACTGCGCCCGATCCGGTGCAGGCGGGCGTGTGGGCCTTCGGCCGCGTCGCCATGAACGAGTTCCCCTCCGCCGGCCTCAGGCTCGTCGACATCCGCCGCGATCTCGATGCCAGCGCCGCCGCCCTGCGCCTTGCCGCCGAGATCGTCGGCGCCGACCTCTCGGACGAGCGCGAGCTGGTGATCGACGGCGATACGCGCCTTGGCCTGCGCCTGGAACGCGGGCCGGAGCTGCCGCAGCCCGGCAGCAGCGACACCGACGCCGATATCCTGCGCCTCGACATTGCCCAGCAGGGCTCGCTCGACCGCCTCGCCTGGTCGCGGGTTCCGGCCCGCGCCCTTGTCGGCGACGAGGTCGAGATCGCGGTGGAAGCGAGCGGCCTTAATTTCCGCGATGTGATGTGGGCGCTCGGCCTGCTGCCGGAAGAGGCGCTGGAGGACGGTTTCGCCGGCCCGACGCTCGGCATGGAATGCGCCGGCACGGTCGTCGCCACCGGCCCCAAGGCGCGCCGCCTGCGTCCGGGCGACAAGGTCATCGCCTTCGCTCCGGCCTGTTTCGCCAGCCGCGTCACCGTCTCCGAAAAGGGCTGCGCCCGCACGCCGCAAGGCCTCGAACCGGAAGCGGCGGCGACCATCCCCGTCGCCTTCCTCACCAGCTATTACGCCCTGCACCGCCTTGCCCGGCTGGAGGCGCACGAGACCGTGCTGATCCATGGCGGCGCCGGCGGCGTCGGCCTTGCCGCGATCCAGGTCGCCCGCCATATCGGCGCGACGATCATCGCCACCGCCGGCAGCCCGGAAAAGCGCAGCCTGCTGCGCCGGCTCGGCGTCGACCACGTGCTCGATTCCCGCTCGCTGACCTTCGCCGACGACGTGATGCGGCTGACCGGCGGCAAGGGCATCGAGGTGGTGCTCAACTCGCTGTCCGGCGAGGCGATGGAGCGCAGCATCGAGGTTCTGGCGCCCTTCGGCCGCTTCCTCGAGCTCGGCAAGCGCGACTATTACGAGAACACCCATCTCGGCCTCAGGCCGTTCCGCCGCAACCTCAGCTATTTCGGCATCGATGCCGACCAGCTGCTGATCCACCAGCCGGCCCTGGCCGAGCGCCTGCTCGACGAGTTGATGCAGCTCTTCGCCGGCGGCGCGCTGTCGCCGCTGCCCTATCGCGCCTTCGAGGCGGACGAGGCGGTCGCCGCCTTCCGCCTGATGCAGCAGGCCGGCCATATCGGCAAGATCGTCATCCGTCCGCCGCAGCAGCCCGCTACCGCCGCCGCGCTTGCCGCGCCCGCGCCCTTCCGCTTCGAGGGCGAAGCCGGCAGCCTGGTCGTCGTCGGCGGCTTCGGCGGCTTCGGCGCGGCCCTGATCGCCCGTCTCGCCGACATGGGCGCCACCCGCATCGACGTGCTGTCGCGGCGCGGCGCCACCACGCCGGAGGCCGTCGCCCTCATCGAGGAGATGGGCCGCCGCGGCGTCACGGTCGTCGGCCATGCGTGCGATGCCACCAGCGAGAAGGCCGTCGCCGCCGCCCTTGCCGCGATCCGCAAGGATGCCGGCGCGATCCAGGCCGCCTTCCACACGGCCATGGTGCTGCACGACACCCTGCTTTCCAATCTCACCCGCGAGCAGCTCGACGCCGTGCTGGCGCCGAAGGTGCGCGGCGCGCAGCTTCTCGACGCGCTTACGCGGGGCGATGCCTTGCGCCAGTTCGTGCTGTTCTCCTCCGCCACCACGCTGGTCGGCAATCCGGGCCAGGCGAACTATGTCGCCGCCAACGGCTATCTGGAGGGTCTTGCCGCCCGCCGCCGCACCGAAGGCCTGCCCGGCCTTGCGGTCGCCTGGGGCGCGATTTCCGATGCCGGCTACCTGGCCCGCAACGCCGATGTCGGCGACCTGCTGGCCCGCAAGCTCGGCCGCCATGCGCTCACCGCGCGCGAGGCGCTGGACGGGCTGGCAACGCTCATGGCCCTGCCGCAGGACGATGCGGTCGCAGCCGCCCCCGGCTATGCCCGCATCGACTGGGCGGCGGCGCGGCGCGATCTCGCCCTCCTCGCCACGCCCTTCGCCGAGCGGCTGGGGATTGCGGCCGGCAATGACGGGGCCGGCGAAGGCGGCGCCATCGACCTTGCCGCCTTGGTCAAGGGGCTCGACCGCGCCAGCGCCATCGCCAAGATCTGCAAGCTGCTGGCCGTGGAGATCGGCCGCATCCTGCGCATCGGCGAGGACGACATCGACCCGGCGCGCCCGCTCACGGAAGTCGGCATGGATTCGCTGATGGCGCTGGAGCTGCGCATGGCGGCGGAGCGCCAGTTCGGCATCGACATCCCGCTGATGTCGCTCGCCAACGGCGCAACGCTCAGCGACATGGCCACCCGCATCGCCGATCAGGCGCTGTCGGGAGGAACCGCCAACGGCGCGGACCTGTCCAGCGAGGCGCGCACCAACGCCATGCAGCATCTCGGCGAGGATGTGTTCGACGGCGACGCGGAGGCGCTGGCCGAGGTGGCGGCCGAGGTCGAGGAACGCACGCGCAACGTCCGCTCGCTGCTATAG
- the galE gene encoding UDP-glucose 4-epimerase GalE gives MAVLVTGGAGYIGSHMAWRLLDAGERVVVLDSLEGGHDWSVPPAAAFLRGDVADGDAVARALDLAGEPVDAVLHFAGSVSVPESVERPEKYYRNNTCATLALVESCRAAGIANVIFSSTAAVYGEVGSDPVDEAAPTRPTSPYGMSKLMSERMLADIAGAHSLRCGVLRYFNVAGADPLGRTGHSTRGAAHLLKVACEAALGLRDGLTIHGTDYPTRDGTAERDFIHVSDLVEAHYLALLQLRAGGAGFTLNCGYGRGYTVLETIDAVKRLSGSDFAVHTGPRRPGDIASVVADNRAILARLGWAPVHDDIDTIAGHALAWERKLLHRSES, from the coding sequence ATGGCAGTTCTTGTAACCGGCGGCGCAGGTTACATCGGCAGCCACATGGCGTGGCGCCTGCTGGACGCGGGCGAGCGCGTCGTCGTTCTCGACAGTCTGGAGGGCGGGCACGACTGGTCGGTGCCCCCGGCCGCCGCCTTCCTGCGCGGCGATGTTGCCGATGGGGACGCCGTTGCCCGTGCACTCGATCTGGCCGGCGAGCCGGTCGATGCGGTGCTGCATTTCGCCGGCTCGGTCTCCGTGCCCGAATCCGTCGAGCGTCCCGAGAAATACTACCGCAACAACACCTGCGCGACGCTGGCCCTCGTCGAGAGCTGCCGCGCGGCCGGCATCGCCAACGTCATCTTCTCCTCCACCGCCGCCGTCTATGGCGAGGTCGGCAGCGACCCGGTGGACGAGGCCGCGCCGACGCGGCCCACCTCCCCCTATGGCATGTCGAAGCTGATGAGCGAGCGGATGCTTGCCGATATCGCCGGCGCCCACTCGCTGCGCTGCGGCGTGCTGCGCTATTTCAACGTCGCCGGCGCCGATCCGCTCGGGCGCACCGGCCACTCGACGCGCGGCGCGGCGCATCTGCTCAAGGTCGCCTGCGAGGCCGCCCTCGGCCTGCGCGACGGGCTGACCATCCACGGCACCGACTATCCCACCCGCGACGGCACGGCCGAGCGCGACTTCATCCATGTGAGCGACCTGGTCGAGGCGCATTACCTCGCCCTGCTGCAACTGCGGGCGGGCGGCGCCGGCTTCACCCTCAACTGCGGCTACGGGCGCGGATACACCGTCCTGGAGACCATCGATGCGGTGAAGCGGCTGTCGGGAAGCGACTTTGCCGTGCACACCGGCCCGCGCCGGCCGGGCGACATCGCCAGCGTCGTTGCGGACAACCGGGCGATTCTCGCAAGGCTCGGCTGGGCGCCCGTCCACGACGATATCGACACAATCGCCGGGCATGCCCTCGCCTGGGAACGCAAGCTTTTGCACCGCAGCGAGAGCTGA
- a CDS encoding UDP-glucose dehydrogenase family protein produces MRIAMIGTGYVGLVSGVCFSEFGFDVSCVDIDAGKIERLNAGEVPIYEPGLDGLIERNLSAGRLSFTTDFDTAVAKADVVFVAVGTPSRRGDGEADLTYVYAAARQIAKAMRPGTVVVIKSTVVVGTCRKVAEIIREERPGVDFSVASNPEFLREGSAIEDFMRPDRVVVGAEDERAEGALRRLYRPLYLRETPILVTTLENAELTKYAANAFLAVKITFINEIANLCEKVGGDVQKVASGIGLDNRIGSKFLHAGPGFGGSCFPKDTTALAATGLKHGAPQRLVEATIAVNEERKRQMAERVLAALGPQTAGKRVGILGIAFKPNTDDVRDAPSLVIVPALQAAGVTVVAHDPEARGQAEPLLPGLEWRANPYDVADDVDALAVITEWNTYRGLDLAEIARRMRGRAVVDMRNIWQGSDVAAAGLDYQGIGKAPLTVG; encoded by the coding sequence ATGCGCATCGCAATGATTGGCACCGGCTATGTCGGCCTGGTTTCGGGTGTCTGCTTTTCCGAGTTCGGCTTCGATGTCTCCTGCGTCGACATCGACGCGGGCAAGATCGAGCGGCTCAATGCGGGCGAGGTGCCCATTTACGAGCCCGGCCTCGACGGGCTGATCGAGCGGAACCTCTCCGCCGGGCGCCTGTCCTTCACCACCGATTTCGACACGGCGGTGGCCAAGGCCGACGTGGTCTTCGTCGCGGTCGGTACGCCCTCGCGCCGCGGCGACGGCGAGGCGGACCTCACCTATGTCTATGCCGCCGCGCGCCAGATCGCCAAGGCGATGCGGCCGGGCACGGTCGTCGTCATCAAGTCGACCGTCGTCGTCGGCACCTGCCGCAAGGTCGCCGAGATCATCCGCGAGGAGCGGCCGGGCGTCGACTTCTCCGTCGCCTCCAACCCGGAATTCCTGCGCGAAGGCTCGGCCATCGAGGACTTCATGCGGCCCGACCGGGTGGTGGTCGGCGCCGAGGACGAGCGCGCGGAAGGCGCGCTGCGCCGCCTTTACCGGCCGCTCTACCTGCGCGAGACGCCGATCCTCGTCACCACGCTGGAAAATGCCGAGCTGACCAAATACGCCGCCAACGCCTTCCTGGCGGTGAAGATCACCTTCATCAACGAGATCGCCAACCTGTGCGAGAAGGTCGGCGGCGACGTGCAGAAGGTGGCGAGCGGCATCGGCCTCGACAACCGCATCGGCTCCAAGTTCCTGCATGCCGGCCCCGGCTTCGGCGGCTCGTGCTTTCCCAAGGACACGACCGCTCTGGCCGCCACCGGCCTGAAGCACGGCGCGCCGCAGCGGCTGGTCGAGGCGACCATCGCCGTCAACGAGGAGCGCAAGCGGCAGATGGCGGAGCGGGTGCTGGCAGCGCTCGGGCCGCAGACCGCCGGCAAGCGCGTCGGCATTCTCGGCATCGCCTTCAAGCCGAACACCGACGACGTGCGCGACGCCCCCTCGCTGGTGATCGTGCCGGCGCTGCAGGCCGCCGGCGTCACCGTCGTCGCTCACGATCCGGAGGCGCGCGGCCAGGCCGAGCCGCTGCTGCCGGGCCTGGAATGGCGGGCGAACCCCTATGACGTTGCCGACGACGTCGATGCCCTCGCGGTGATCACCGAGTGGAACACCTATCGCGGCCTCGACCTTGCCGAGATCGCCCGGCGCATGCGCGGACGCGCGGTGGTCGACATGCGCAACATCTGGCAGGGCTCGGACGTCGCCGCCGCCGGCCTCGACTATCAGGGCATCGGCAAGGCGCCGCTTACGGTGGGCTGA
- the cysQ gene encoding 3'(2'),5'-bisphosphate nucleotidase CysQ: MTDDMQALRALCLEAGAVLLGYFHGGVAVESKADDSPVTEADRRAEAIILAGLAKAFPGVPVVAEEEVSAGRLPETVGERFFLVDPLDGTREFISGRGDFTVNIALVEKGVPVMGAVYAPHRGSLYLGRLGEGAVEETVAADSGGAGEVVPLCVRAEPKVPPVAVASRSHRDAETDALLTAMGVSDTVSVGSSLKFCLVARGEADLYPRFGRTMEWDTAAGHGVLLAAGGSVCRLDGAPFLYGKRNQPHDSDFANPGFLAAGTADLVRAAAAKVGEASATG, translated from the coding sequence ATGACGGACGACATGCAGGCGCTCAGAGCGCTCTGCCTCGAGGCGGGCGCGGTGCTGCTCGGCTATTTCCACGGCGGCGTCGCGGTGGAGAGCAAGGCCGACGACAGCCCGGTGACCGAGGCCGACCGCCGCGCCGAGGCGATCATCCTTGCAGGGCTCGCCAAGGCCTTTCCGGGTGTGCCGGTGGTCGCCGAGGAGGAAGTCTCAGCCGGCCGGCTGCCCGAGACCGTCGGCGAGCGGTTCTTCCTGGTCGATCCGCTGGACGGCACGCGCGAGTTCATCTCCGGGCGCGGCGACTTCACGGTGAACATCGCGCTGGTGGAAAAGGGCGTGCCCGTCATGGGCGCGGTCTACGCGCCGCATCGCGGGTCGCTCTATCTCGGGCGGCTCGGCGAGGGCGCGGTGGAGGAAACGGTCGCGGCGGACAGCGGCGGGGCCGGTGAGGTCGTGCCGCTCTGCGTGCGGGCCGAGCCGAAGGTGCCGCCGGTGGCGGTCGCCAGCCGCTCGCACCGGGACGCGGAGACCGACGCGCTGCTCACCGCGATGGGCGTCAGCGACACGGTGAGCGTCGGCTCGTCGCTGAAGTTCTGCCTGGTGGCGCGCGGGGAGGCGGATCTTTACCCGCGCTTCGGGCGGACGATGGAGTGGGATACGGCCGCAGGCCATGGCGTGCTGCTGGCCGCCGGCGGCAGCGTCTGCCGCCTCGACGGTGCACCGTTCCTCTATGGCAAGCGCAACCAGCCGCACGATTCCGACTTCGCCAATCCGGGCTTCCTGGCCGCCGGCACGGCCGATCTCGTGCGCGCCGCCGCCGCGAAGGTGGGCGAGGCGTCCGCCACCGGCTGA